CGGCGACGGAAACCCTGAAGAAGGGGAAACCGGCTTATGCGGAAAAGAAGGTGGGCAGCCGGATCTACCGGCAGTGGACCTATCCGATGTTTGACGACGAAGGAAAGTGTTTGTCGGTGGTCATGTATACCCGGGATGTGACGCATCTCAAGAAGCTCAAGGAGCGGCTCATCCAGTCGGAGCGGATGGCCTCTATCGGCCAGATTGCCGCAGGTGTGGCCCACGAGATCCGAAATCCCCTGGGCTCCATTGTGACGGCGGTGGAGGTCCTCTCGTCTGAGGGCGGGACGGATGAGGAGAATGCCTTTACGTTGACGGAGGTCCTCAAGGTGGAGGCCCGGCGGTTGAACGATATTATCTCCGAGTTCCTGCTCTATGCGGCTCCGCAGCAGCCGGTCCTCAAGGAGAATCATCTCAATCGTGTGATCGGAGAGGTGATCCGGATGGCTGAAGGTGAAGCAAAAAAGAACGGCGTTGCCATTGTCATGGATCTGGATGACCGGATTCCTTCCACCTCCTTTGATGCCGGAAAGATCAAGCAGGTGATCTGGAACCTCGTCATTAACGGGATCCAGGCGATGCGGGCGGGGGGCACACTGAAGATCAGCTCTCACCGGAGGGCCGACGGAATTGAATTTCGTGTTTCCGACGAGGGGGAGGGGATCCGGCAGAAAGACGTCACCCGAATCTTCGATCCTTTCTATACGACCAAGTCTTCGGGAACGGGTTTGGGGCTTTCGATCGTGAACCGGATTGTTGAAGACCATCACGGAAGGATTGAGATTGAAAGTGAAGAGGGAAAAGGCGCGGAATTTATCGTACAGCTTTTGCTGGGGAATGAAGAATCGTATCTGGAAACGGTGGGAATGAGAGGATAGCCGGAATGGGAAAGATTTTACTGGTGGATGACGATCAAAGCGCTCGGGTGACACTCTCCATTGCACTGAAAAGTGCGGGGTTCTCCGTCGAGATTGTCGATAACGGACGCAAGGCTCTGCAGCGGCTCGGTGAAGACAGTTACGAATGGGTGATTTCCGATGTCAACATGCCGGATCTGGACGGTGTGGAACTGGTCCGAAAGATCCGGGAGCAGGATCACGAGATCCGGATTGTTCTGATCAGCGCCTTCCGCTCTCCCGATGAGATTCAGGGATTGCAGATTCAGGGGTTTCTCGAAAAACCGATCAACGTCCGGAAACTTTATGCAATTCTGCGCAATGAACCGGTTTCGGAGGAAGAGGAGTTTGCACCCCGGATCAATCGGACGAGCAGTGAGTTCCTGCATGAAGAAGACCGGAGGTCGAAAGATCCGGAAATCATTCAGTTCAAGGATGAGATGGAAAAACAGGAGTTCGAAAAGATGAGTTTTAATGTCTACGAACTTCTGGAAAAGAAGGTCGAAGAACGAACGCAGGAACTCTTAGAAAAGCAGCGAAATCTCGAAGACGCCTATTATGAATTGCGGAAGACAAAGCGGTATCTGGAAAACCTGATTGATGCCTCTCCGAATTGCATTATCTCTACGGATATCGAGATGGGAATTCTCAGTTGTAATACGGCGGCCGAAGAGACCTTCGGCTATACCCGGGATGAACTCTTGGGACAGAGCATGGCCGCCCTTCGAGCGCCGGAGGCGGAAGAGATGAGTCATGAAATTTATGCCCGGACTCTGGAGGCGGGGAGCTGGACCGGTGAGATCGCGGGGCGACGGCGTGACGGAGAGGTTTTCCCCTTGTCCCTCGTGACCTCCCGGGTTGTGGATGAAGAGGGAAGAATCATCGCGATCCTGGAGATGTCCCGGGAGATCACGGAAGAGAAAAAGATGGAGCAACAGCTCCTCTATGCGGAAAAGTTGAGTGTGTTAGGGCAGCTCGCACCGAAGATTGCTCATGAAATTAATAACCCGCTCCATGTGATTTCCGCGAATGCCCAACTCGGTTTGATGGTGATCGACGACAAGGAAAAGGTCCGGTCCTGCCTGCACAAGGTCTTCAACGAAACGGATCGAATCGAGCATTTGACCCGGCAGTTAATGGATGTTGCCCGGCCCACGGAATTGAACATCCGAGAACTCTCGGTGGTGGATCTTCTCGAAAATGCGCTCCTTTTTCTGAGGGACGTGGGGGAAATCAAGCGGTTGGAGGTTCACAAAGAGTACAGTGAGAGGCTTCCGAAGATCCATGCCGATCAGGCCCAGATGGAGCAGGTTTTTCGAAATCTGATACTCAATGCTTCGCAGGCGATGGAAGAATCGGCAGAGAAGTGTTTGACGGTGGCTGTGCGTCCGGCGGAGGATTCAGACTTTATTGAGGTTCTGATTTCCGATACGGGGTGTGGGATCCCGGAAGAATACAGGGAACAGATCTTTGAGCCCTTTTTTACCACGAAAAAAGTCGGCAAGGGGAACGGGCTCGGTATGCCGATCATCCGGGGGATTGTCCAGCGGCATCAGGGACGGATCGAGGTGGAAAGTGAAGTGGGCGCCGGTTCGACGTTCCATATCTTTCTTCGAGTGAATTGCAGCGGGCGGGCGGACCCATTGTCCGCCGGAACGCATCATGGCAGGATGCCGGATGCCGGCGAAGAGAAGGTGGGAGCAGGGATCGGATGGAACCGGGAATGATTTTTCAACGGTGACGGGGTACGATCCGGATGCGATGTGACGAGAAGCACAAAAACGGAGACCGGAGGAACAGGATGAGCAAGGAAAAGATTCTGGTAGTGGATGATGAGCCGGGTGCGGTGGAAGTCCTGGTCGGAATGCTGGAGCAGGAAGGTTACCAGGTTGTGTCGGCACAAAACGGCGAAGAGGCCTTCGGGATTCTTCGTGAATCGGATTTTGATCTGGTCCTGACCGACCTGAACATGCCCAAACTGGACGGGATCGAACTGCTGCAGAAGATCCGGGAAGTCAATTCCGGGCTGCTCTGTATTGTCCTGACCGGTTGCGGGACCGTAGACAATGCCGTGGCGGCCATGAAGGCAGGCGCCTATGATTATATTACCAAACCGTTCAAGATTGATGAGCTCTCTCTTTCCGTGAAACGTGCTCTGGCGTTTCATACGATGAAACGCCAGAATCGGAACCTGAGACGGTTGGTCGGGAAAGAATACAAGTTCAAGAATTTTGTCGGGGATAGCGATGAAATGCAGAAGGTCTTCAGCCTCGTCGAGAAGGTCGCGGATACCGATTCCACGGTCCTGATCCAGGGCGACAGCGGTACCGGCAAGGAACTCGTGGCCCGTGCGGTTCATTTTAACAGCCACCGTTCCGACGGTCCTTTCATCCCGATCAACTGCGCGGCGATTCCCCGCGATCTGTTGGAAAGTGAACTCTTCGGCCATGTCAAAGGGGCCTTTACCGGGGCGACCCTTTCCCGGCCCGGTCGTTTTGAGCTGGCCGACGGGGGGACGCTCTTCCTCGATGAAATCGGTGAAATGCCTCCGGAACTTCAGGTGAAACTCCTGCGAATTCTTCAGGATCAGCAGTTTGAGCGGGTCGGTGGCACCCGGACCCTCCATGTCAATGCTCGCATCATTGCAGCCACCAACAAACACCTTGAAGAAGAAGTTGAAAAAGGAAGATTTCGGGAGGACCTCTTTTACCGGTTGAATGTGATCCCGATCCGGATTCCTCCTCTCCGGCAGCGGGTCTCGGATATTCCCCTCCTGGTTCATTTTTTCCTGGAACGATTCAACAAAATACGAAAAAGGAATCTCCATGGTTTTTCCAAAGATGCCATGCGGTGTCTGACGAGCTATCCCTGGCCCGGCAATGTCCGGGAACTGGAGAACCTTGTAGAGAGAATGGTCATTCTGGCCGAAGGAGAGATCATCCGGTTGGAGGATCTCCCCGAGAAGTTCCATTCTCCCGTCAAGCCGCCGACTTCCCTGAATGCTTTTGCGCTGCCTGTCCAGGGCATTTCCCTGAATGATGCCGTAGAGGAATTTGAAAACGAGTTGATCCTCAAGGCGATGAATCATGTGGGGGGGGTCAAGAGCAAGGCCGCTAAACTCCTCCACCTCAACCGGACGACCCTTGTGGAAAAAATAAAGAAGAAAAAACTGAACGGTTGGGAGAGTGCCGAAACTGCCTGATCCCCGTTGTGCCCCGTTTTATGTCAAAGGAATGGCACAACCGCTCTCTTTGACATGAAGACCCTTCTCTGTCTGGTGCAAATCGATCCGTCCCCATCATCTTTTCGGATTTTTCTTTTTTTTCGACCTGTCCTAACTATCAATAAACACAATAGAAAAAGAGAAACCTTCAAAGATCCTTTCGTTCAAGCCTCTTTGCCTGCTCTTGGCACACATCTTGCTCCTTGACTGAATGAATTTCGTCCGCACCGGGATTATTGCAGCTTGCGTCCGGGCAAAACAGCTTGTTTCATCTTGATGGAAGTGAAGGAAGATATGCGATTGATCACGGGGATCTTTTTCTTATTGGTTTTTGCAGGTGTCCTCCTCCCTTTCTCAGGCCGCCCTGCCTGGGCCGCCTCGGAGACGGAGGCGGGTCATCCTTTTGTTCCGGTACACGAAGGGGACCTCCGTCCAGGACAGGATATCCTTTCTCTGGCCTATGACCATTATCGTGCAGGTCGTTTTGAAAAGGCTGCAGCACTCCTCGAACCTTTCGTGGAGAAAGTGACCGATGCCCGAGCCAAAGAGGCGGCGCTGCTTCTTTTGAGCAACTGCTATTATCGAAGGAATGCCGGGGATCCGAAAGTCAATATGCAGATGACCCTGAAAACGGATCAGAAATTGCTAGTACTTTTTCCGAATTCCATTGTCGTTCCGAGAACGCGTTACCGAATGGCGGGGATTTATTTTCGACAGAAGATGTTTCGACAGGCGATTTTTCAGTATCGGAAAATCCTTCATGACTTTCCGGGCTTTCCTGATTCTGCATCCGTCATGTTTGATCTGGGGAAATCGATGGTTGCCGCCCGGAGAGTGAAAGAAGGATTGAAGTGGATCGAGAACGTGCCGGCGCAATATCCGAAGGATCCGGTCATTATAAAAGTTTATGCCTATCTGATTCGATATGACATGAATCGGAAGCAGTATCGTCGGGCACTCAAGAGGTTTGCCTCCTTGACAACCGATCAGATTATGTTTCATCCGGGACTTCGAAAGATGTACCCCGAGTTGTTATATCAGTTGAGACGCTATAATAAAGCCCGGAATTTTTTCTTCAAGGTACTGAATGTCTATCCGGATGATCCCGATGCATCGCTCTGGTCCGTCCGGATTGGGGATATCTACCATTTGGAAAACCGGAACCGGGATGCCCTGAAAATCTATTACCAGACCCGGGAACGTTTTCCCGGTAGTGAAGGAGCCATCCTGGCTCGAGCGGGGATTCTCGATGTCCGCAATCGTGATCAGGCATCTCCCTTATCGTTCAAAAAGGTTATCGAAGGATATGACAAGCTTCTTACGGAGGTGCCGGAAGGGCCTCTCCGGGGTCTGGTACTGATGCGAAAAGCGATCTTCCTGTCCCGCAACCATGCCCTGCGGGAGTCACTTGTACTATTTCATCAATTTTTCAGTGAATATCCTGAGAGTCCCTATCGAAAACAATGTGAAGAAATTTATCGCAAGGCCTTTGACGATCGGATCATCGATTTGTACAAGCAGAGCGGTTATCCGGAGATCGTCGAGCTGATGCAGCAGCATAAACATCATCTGACCTTGAAGAGGCTTTCACCCGGTGTTCTCTGGAAGATTGCGGACAGTCATTATCAGGTTGCCTTTTTTCATACCGCAGTGTCGATGATGGAAGAGCTTGTCCGCGTCGATGCGCCTGCCCGGAAGAATCAAACACTCCTCTTTGAGTTGGGGGAAAGCCATCTCGAACTGGGGCAGATCAAGCAGGCGATGCAGGTATTACAGGGACTTCTGAAAAGGTTCCCGAAGGGTCCTTTCGCCGGTGATGTCTACGTGTTAAAAGGACGGCAGGCCTTCCTTACAGGAGATCCCGGTCATGCGATCGCCTATTGTACGACTGCTCTTCGGAAGGGGTGTCGGAGACGATCCGTGGAAGCCTACTATTTTCTTGGATGTGCCTACCGCCAGACGGGGAATGTGAGGCATGCCCGGAGAATGTTTCAGAAGGTGCTGCAACAAGGGTCCCGGAATCTTTCGACATGGGAACGGCAGCTTCCGCAGGGCGCCCGTTTTGCACTGGGTGATCTTCTGTATGACCAGGGGAAAAAAACGGAAGCGATGAAGGTCTATCAGGAAGCGGTTCAGCTTTATCCCGGCGATCAGAATGCCGACTGGGCTCGATACCGAATGGCCTTGATCCAGTCCGACCGGGGAAACCCGGAGGCGGCGCTGACAACGCTCGAAGGGATCCGGCGGGAATCCAATGAAGACCTGCTGGGGCTTTTGATCCGGACGGCGATCGGAGAGATACGGTGGCATCAGAAAGTTGCCAAGGTGTTGTGAAACGCAAGCAGGCGGGAGAGGATAGATGAAAAGTAAATCGGACAAGGAACTGGAACTTTTAAGCCGTGCCCTGGAGACTTTTCACCAGGCTTCGGGGCAATTGGAACAGTCCTACAGCCAGTTGGAAGAGAAGGTCGAAGTCCTGACCCGGGAATTGGAGAAGAAGAACCGGGATCTGGTACGAAACCTGGAAGAAAAAGAAAAAATGAAATGCTATCTCCACAACATTCTGGAGAGTCTGCGAACGGGCGTGATTGTCCTTGACCTTTCTTGCCGGATTACCGTCTGCAATCGTGCCGTGGAGGAACTGATCTGCGAGTCGCCGCAGACAATCCGCAAGAAGGGGTTGGCATCTGTTCTCGGGACTGCGGGACGCGGTTCCAAAGATCAGGAAGATTTGAGATCTCTGATGAAGATGCTCGACCAAACGTCGATCGTACGGGTCAATGGACGGCAGGAACGGACCATCCATCTCTCCACCTCCGTGCTGAACGACGAAGAGGAGAACGTGATCGGCGGGATTATCCTCCTGAAGGATGTCACGGAGATTCGGAGACTGGAAGAGGAGGCGGCCCGGCGCAACCGGTTAACCTCCATGGGGGAGATGGCCGCAAATATTGCACATGAGATCCGTAATCCCCTGGGGGGGATTGAACTCTTTGCTTCTCTGCTGAAGGAAGAACTGAAGGATGATCCCGATCGTGCAGTTTTGGTCAGTAACATCAGTGCCGGTGTGCAAAGCCTGAATCATATTCTTTCCAACCTGCTCTACTACAGCCGGCCGTTGCGACCGGTTTTTCTCCCCCTGTCGGTGCAGGGGATCCTGGATGAGTCCCTGGTCTTTGCCGGGCATCTGTTGGGGCAGAAGGGGATCCGCTGGAGTTGTGAGCATGCGGGAGAGGACCGGGAATTGATCAGCGATGGGGAACTGCTGAAACAAATTTTTATGAACCTGATCTTAAATGCGGTACAGGCAATGCCCGGAGGAGGAGATCTGCGGGTGACTTCTGAGATCGGAGAAAAGGAAGTGGAATTCCGTATTGCCGACAACGGCCCGGGGATTCCGGAAGAAAGCCTTCAGAGGATCTTTCATCCCTTTTATACGACACGGCCCAAAGGAACCGGGTTGGGGCTGGCGATTGTCCACCAGTTGGTGGAGACCCTCGGCGGGAAGATTTCCGTGGAGAGCCGCGTCGGCGAAGGGACCACTTTTTTTATTGTTTTTCCTTTGGCCGGCGGTTCCTCAGGGTCGGGGATGGGCATCCTGACATCCCGGATACGGGAAGTCCCGGGCGTTATATCGGCGTCATGAACCCCGTGGTTCTTTTCGGGAATACGGCAGTCTGCCGCGTCGGGGCAAGTCTTTCCCGGTAGGTACGGTATTTGCGAACAGGAACACTCAGCAAAACTTTCAGGAGTACTCATGGGAAAATTAAAGATTCTTGTCGTGGATGATGATGGACAGATGCGATCGGGACTAAAAGAGGCGTTGACCCGCTACGGATATTCCGTGGATCCCTGCGTCTGTGTGGACGAGGCATTAAAAGCCATGGCAAAGACACGCTATGCAATGGTGATCACCGATATGCGGATGCCGGGACAATCGGGACTGGATCTGCTGACGGAAGTTCAAAAGAGATTTCCGGAAACTCCGGTGGTTGTTATGACCGCTTTCGGGACCATTCAGGATGCCGTGGATGTGATGAAGGGAGGTGCCTTCGATTATCTGATGAAACCCTTTGACCGGGAAATCTTGGGAAAAGTGGTTGCCCGGGCACTGGGAGAGACGACGAAGCCGACGCGTAGAAAGCCTTCTCGTTCTTGTGGGTGTCGGCATAAGGTGGAGAAGGAATTCGTGACACGGGACCCTGCGATGATCAAGACCTTGCGGTTCATCCGTGAGATCTCAACCAGTGATTCCACGGTCCTGATCCAGGGAGAGAGCGGGACAGGCAAGGAGTTGATTGCCCGTATGATCCATCAAAACAGCTCCGTTGCTTCCGGTCATTTTGTGGCGGTTAATTGTGCGGCCATTCCGGAGGGGCTGCTGGAAAGCGAACTCTTCGGTTACGAAAAAGGGGCCTTCAGCGGCGCGCATACGCGGAAAATCGGAAAATTCGAGCAGGCCGACGGCGGGACCCTGCTCCTTGATGAAGTGGGTGAGATGGACCTGATCCTGCAGGCGAAACTTCTCCGGGTTATCCAGGAAAGGGAGATCGACCGTATTGGAGGGAGCCGGGCAATTCCGGTTCATGTACGGATTCTGGCGACCACCAATCGGGACCTGCGCCGGGAAGTGGAGGAAGGACGTTTTCGTGAGGACCTCTTCTATCGTCTCAATGTGGTCCCGTTGCGGATTCCCCCGCTTCGGGAACGTCCCTGCGATATCCTCCCCCTCTGTGAATATTTCATCCGGCGCCGCGATGTCGGTGGACGCCGGGGGACGCGACGACTTTCCCCCGAGGCGGTGTCCTTCCTGAAGAAAAAGAACTTCCCCGGGAATGCTCGTGAACTGGAAAATCTGATTGAGCGGGCGATGCTGGTTGCCCGGGGGGATGTGATCGGTGTGGATGATCTGACGGTACCGGACTGCGGTGTCCGTCCGACGGAATCGATCCGAGTCTTGCCGGGCAAAGGGGGATCGGTAAAAGACATGGAGCAGGAGCTGGTTCTGCAGACCCTGCGGGAGGTTCATGGAAACCGGACGCAGGCCGCAGTCCTGCTTGGCATTAGTATCCGTACTTTGCGGAATAAGCTGGCGGAGTATCGCAAGATCGGGATTACGGTGCCCGACTATGAACCGGCGCGGCATGCAGGGAAGAGGGGGGCGGCCCTTCGATGTGCACAAGGGTAGGAGCATCGTGCCGATGCGGGAAAAATTTGCCTACTTTCCCGCAGGGGTCAGCAGGTGCAGAAGGTCAATGAACAACATGAAGCAAACAACGTAACTGTCGGAATTATGATCGATCACCGGGACCCTGTAAGAGTACTTTTTGGAGGGGACCGTCCGGATCGTTATGGCATGCAACTTGCTTATAGGGTTGTCGGAGTATCTCCGCAACGGAAAGTTTTGAGATCGGGAGGAGAAGACAATGGCGGATCTTTTTGGAAACGAATTTCAGGTACTGGCCCGCTCCCTCGACTTCTGCGCAGAGCGCAATAACCTGATTACGGCAAATTTAGCCAATGCCGATACTCCCGGTTACAAGGCGGTGCGGATTGATTTTGAGAAAACACTACAGGGAATGCTCAAGAAACAGGGAGGAGAAGAGCTCCGGAGGACCGATCCGAAACATTTTTCCATGGACCCGGCAGCAACGGTGGCGGGACCGAAGATTACCATCCGGGAGGACTCCCTCAAACAGGATGGCAATTCCGTTAATATGGACGAAGAAGTTGCAAGGATGTCCATGAATCAAATCCGGTACAACGCCGGTGTGGAGGTACTGAATAACCTTTTCAAGAACCTTGAGTATGCGATTCAGGAGGGAGGACAGTAGAATGGATTTTTTTGATGCAATGAACATCAGCGCGTCGGCGCTGAACGCACAGCGAGAAAGGATGAACGTTGTGGCGAGCAACCTGGCGAATATTCACACCACCCGCACGCCCGATGGGGGTCCTTACCGTAAAAAGAGCGTCGTCTTTGAAGCGCAGAGCCTCGGCAGCCCCTTTGACAGTATGCTTCAGGACCGGCTGCGGGAACAGGTGCAGGGGGTCCGGGTGGCTGGAATCGAGTCGAGCAATAAACCCCCGCTTCGAGTCTACGATCCCTCCCATCCAGATGCGGATAAAGATGGGTATGTACTGAAACCGGACATCAATCTGATGTCGGAGATCGTCGATATGATTTCCGCTTCCCGTTCTTTCGAGGCGGATGTCAGCGCGGTGAAAACCTCCAAGAACATGGCGTTGAAGGCCTTGGAAATAGGTCGTTAAGAATCTGTAGGAGAAGATTATGCAAAAGATCGGCATGGAACAGCCTCTTTCCATTCTCCGGGGAGATTCGCCGGCGGGGAAAGCGGGGAAGGAAGTTCAAAAAGGCACTTTCGCTGATTTGCTGAAGCATTCGATTCACGAGGTTGATCAGGTGCAGAAAGATGCGGTCCGGGCCGCCGAGAACCTGGCCGTGGGCAAGACGGAGAATATTCATGAAACCATGATTGCTCTGAAAAAGGCGGAGCTCTCTTTCAAAATGATGATGCAGGTACGCAACAAGATTGTGAAGGCTTATGAAGAGATCATGCGGATGCAGGTCTGAGAACCGGGCACATGTTTTTGAAGGTGTTGTATTAAGACAATATCGGCAAAGGAGAAACGATGGCGGAATCCAAGAGTAATTTTCTTGCCGGCCTGGGAGAACTTCCCACGCCGAAGAAGATCCTGATTCTGGGGCTCCTCGGAACGGCGGCCGCCGGATTCATCTTTTTCATTATTTCTCTGCAAAAGCCTTCCTATGTTCTTCTTTATTCCGGGCTGAATGCAACGGATGCATCGGCGGTCGTGGATGAGCTCCGGAAGGAACGGGTTCCCTATGAAATCGGTGCGGAAGGGGGGAGCATCCTGGTGCCGGGAGACAAGCTTTATGAGGCCCGGCTTTCCCTGGCCGGGAAAGGGTTGCCGCAGAACGGTGTCGGTTTCGAGATTTTTGACAAGGTAAATATTGGGACGACGGAGTTCGTCCAGAAAATGAATTATCAGCGTGCCATGCAGGGCGAACTGGCTCGTACGATCTCTCAGATCGACGGCGTGGAACGGAGCCGTGTTCATATCTCCATTCCTCAGGAATCGGTCTTTGTCGAAGATCAGCAGAAGACGACGGCTTCGGTTTTTCTCAAGCTCAAACCGGGATTCAGACTGGTGGACAAACAGGCCAAAGGCATCTCTTATCTTGTTGCCGGTGCGGTGGAAGGGCTAAGTGCGGAGAATGTTACGATTATGGATACCGAGGGCAGGATCTTGAGCGGCCCCCAGGATGAAGACTCCGCTCTGGGACTCTCCAGCTCGCAAGCCGAAATGCAGCGGAACCTGGAAAAGCATCTGGAGAAGAATATCCGGACCATGCTCGAAAAGGTGATCGGTCCGGGCAAAGTCGCCGCTCAGGTCAGTGCTACGCTGAATTTCAAACAGGTACACAAGACGGAAGAGATCTATGATCCGAATGTGACGGCCGTCCGGAGTGAACAGACGAGCAAGGAAAAAACAAGCGGACAAAATGCGGTGCCTTCGGGGGTCCCCGGAGTGGCGTCCAACGTTCCGGGGCAGGGCGGCGGTGCTTCATCCGGGTTGAGCAGTAAGACGTCTCAGCGGCAGAGTGATACCGTAAATTATGAAATCAACAAAGTCACCCGGCAAGTGATCGATCCGGTGGGCACGATCAAGCGTCTTACCGTGGCCGTCCTGGTGGATGGGACCTACAAAGCGGTTAAGGGCTCCAAGGAGTTGCAATACACTCCCCAGACCAAGGAGCAGATGGCCAAATATGAGACGTTGATCAAGGGTGTGGTAGGCTTTGACGCGTCTCGGGGAGATGAGATCCACATCGAGAATATTCCCTTCCAGCGCGGCAGCGATGAAGCCTGGGTCGACAAGGGGGATTCAGGAGGCATCATCAGTCCGATGATGATCATTGTTCTGCGGTATGTTCTTGTCCTGCTTTTCGGGATCCTCTTCCTCCTCTTCTTTGTGAAACCGCTTGTGAACTGGCTGACCGCACAGTCTACGGGGGGGGGCTATCCCGCGACGGTCGGGGAGTTGGAGTCGGCCTTGAATGCAAAGATGCTGCCGGGGATGAATGCCAATACGCAGGAAAATATGAAAGAA
This window of the Deltaproteobacteria bacterium genome carries:
- the fliF gene encoding flagellar M-ring protein FliF; protein product: MAESKSNFLAGLGELPTPKKILILGLLGTAAAGFIFFIISLQKPSYVLLYSGLNATDASAVVDELRKERVPYEIGAEGGSILVPGDKLYEARLSLAGKGLPQNGVGFEIFDKVNIGTTEFVQKMNYQRAMQGELARTISQIDGVERSRVHISIPQESVFVEDQQKTTASVFLKLKPGFRLVDKQAKGISYLVAGAVEGLSAENVTIMDTEGRILSGPQDEDSALGLSSSQAEMQRNLEKHLEKNIRTMLEKVIGPGKVAAQVSATLNFKQVHKTEEIYDPNVTAVRSEQTSKEKTSGQNAVPSGVPGVASNVPGQGGGASSGLSSKTSQRQSDTVNYEINKVTRQVIDPVGTIKRLTVAVLVDGTYKAVKGSKELQYTPQTKEQMAKYETLIKGVVGFDASRGDEIHIENIPFQRGSDEAWVDKGDSGGIISPMMIIVLRYVLVLLFGILFLLFFVKPLVNWLTAQSTGGGYPATVGELESALNAKMLPGMNANTQENMKEEIHQLVKDDPALATTLVREWLNERG